The following nucleotide sequence is from Oncorhynchus kisutch isolate 150728-3 linkage group LG29, Okis_V2, whole genome shotgun sequence.
GCGTCAAACTCTTCTTCAGCTGAAAGAAGCAAATATCAAATTGAGCATGGTCACAGGGCAATCTGTGGATGAGGGTAGAGGAATCTTTCAACGCCTAGCTCAAGCCGATTCCACTAATTGTCACCCCACAAACCTAGACCAGCCTTACAATATCATTGACAATGATGGCTCAGGATGTTGCAATATATGTTTAGAAAGTAAAGTGGGCTCTGTTCTTGCACCAAGAATAGTCAGTCAGTATTTTGCATGGCCGTGACAGAAAATAATCAATGGTACACAAAAACTCACTATTTTATGGAGATGATGAAATTCACTGTAGCGCTTCTTCACTGTATGCTGTCTGCCATTCATTAGCACGTCGATTTTAAAGACCTGGAGATGAAAAAGAACCAGTCATGGTTAGGAAATGTTAAATACATGTGAACGTACAGGCTGAAAGACATGACCCTGATTTGAACAAATTCACATTTGACAGTCATAGCCATTTAAAACAATACGCTAGTTGGACAAAACTGCCCTTTCGTGACTTTATCAAAATGAAACGGTAGGGAGTTTCACACCCTGTCAGGGCTACCAGTCAAAATCTGTTTTTAAGGTCGCTGGTCAAAATTCCTAGAATGGATCGCTCTCAACCGGGGTCTTCTTTACTCCCACTCGTCACGTCAAGTTTGCCTTGATAGTAGCTAACATTGTCCAAATTGAAGTAGCTAAGATACTCTTGGTTTGTTTTCAACCATATGTTGCAAACCTGCAATGCTATGATTGTGGTTCTGCGGTTTTTGCACAGGCTTAACGTTACTGGTGCAGAGGACTTCAAGATCTCTTACCGTGTACCCTTTCTCAATCGGATTGTCCTCTGAACGGAACGATGGAATGAAAATCCTGACGTTATGCATTTTGGAAAAACAACTCCAACACTAAATGCATGAAGCCCCGAGATATATATGAACTTGCAAACACATATGGAGGTTTTGggtgccagctagctagctagttaaatttCGTTGAAATGGATTCTTCTTCTTGTTTTGACTGTAGCGTATGGAAGTACAATAAagtcacactgctgctctctacTTGGGTGGAGAGGTATTACGACCGCGAGCCTCATTAATCAATTAACCAACATAATTTGTATCTCAAATTAATCAACCGTGTGAAAACCAGCTACAATATATATCGATGGTTTAAATAAGAAAACAAAATCACAATGAATGTCACAATGATTTATTCAAGTAGATTTCCTGGAATACATCAAAACGGTGCAGTTATATGAGCTTTTTCATTGCATAAATATCAAACAAAACAGGACAAAAGAGATAGCTCGCAGACTAACCATAAGTAAAAGCATTTCACAAAACAAATGAATCCTAATTCTGTTTGAATATTTGGTTCAGAGCACAggcacagtatgtacagtatccaGTACTATATGGGAAATACTTTTactcagggatgggcaacttgtgagcaaaacattttagtggcccacCTCTTGACAaaattcctgcaattctatacattttgccatggggcgtagagaaaatgttgcagttttaaagaaagttttctgcaattctacacattttgcaatgggaCTGAGAGAATATTTTTCCATTTGATAACTAATTTCATGCAAAATTTCATTTTTGGAAGTTGATTCCTGGGCCTACAAAAAACGGATCTGTGTACTGCTAATATATACCAATTTTCAAACCCTTTaatgtaatttaaaaaatctaaagTGACCTTGAACTTGAGTTGTAAACATACAAGCTATAGCAAGCAAATGTGAATAATTATAGAAAGAGTGGATTAAAGTGATGATATGTTTGACGTAAAACACATACAACGATGAGGGAAATATGccatggttaaaaaaaaaattgtatctCACCATGCGCTACATTTTGTGCTTTTTAAGCAAGCTGAAGATGGATTCCATACAATGTGGTGCTGAATATTGTAATTGATATGTAAAAAACAAGCCATTTCGAATTTTGGTGGGGTTTTAACATCTGAAATTCAATGTATTTGGTTTAGACCTTTTAAAACCAACTATAGGCTATGTAATATAGAGGCTATACTTTTAATTCTAAACCTATCAAGTAATTAGATCCATATTTTATTACCTCCTCATTGAACATACAGAATGGCTTTACAAAAACATGCTTAATTTAGGAATAAAATGAAccttagagtttttttttttacattaaccgGAAAAATTGGTCAACTGTCAATTTGGTAAGAGTATGGCCATTTTTACATAATTGCAGTTATCCATGTGTGCTTTATCCACAAATTTTCTGTCATTTTCTGCTATGGAGTTTTCACAGAATTGCTTCTCAGTGGTTTGGAGAGTGACATCCCCCTCTTAATAGCTGAGAAGAAAATAATAAAGAATTTCatcacatacagcacatacagcaaaACACACAGCATAATATTTCCTGTAATGTGAGTTCTGATTATTAGATGGTCACAATAAGTTTATAAAGGATTACTGTCTGACACACTAGAGTGAATAAGATGCTAAGTAATGTGTTGAAACTTGGGCTGGTTTCCTAGACCTACTCCTACTCCCGACTCCTACTATAAAAAAGCATGCACAATGTTATGCAAAATGAGATGAGGGATTTCAAGACTCACTGTGAGACGTGACATCCTGACACATAGGCGTAGTTGCCAGTATAGCGGACCTCACAGCGCACAATGTTGTTGCTGTAGTCAGACTCTGGAACCTGATAGCTGGGGTTCACACTGATCTAAAAcacaaaaagagaaaaaaaaagggTAGAAGTACAAATGTTTCATAGCGTTTCATAAAAACAACAGAAATTCTTCTTAAGAGATGGTATGGGAATGTGTGACACAGTGTTCAGCTACAAAGTGCCAATAATGTCATCTGTTTTTGTGACAAACCTTCAGGACATAGTTCCCAGGTTTCACATCTGTAATATCAATCCACTGGCAGTCGATGTCTGCGTTATAGGTATCATAACATCCTGGACTAAGGCCCTATAACCAAAGGAGCAACATGAAACCTCTGATTAGACAACAGTAAGAAGCACCTACATGCCATTACAGAGTATCAGGGtaggggtcaattccatttcaattccagtcatttTCAAGAAGAACATTGAAATTCCAATTCCATTTATGTTCAATTATTTTAAATGAGGAACatgtggaattggaatttggtttactttctgaattgactggcatttaaatggaattgaccccaaccctgcagaGTATTTAACTGCATGTATGTTTTTTGCTGGACATCATACCCTGGTACTAAACAACTAGTTATACAATCTAGACATACAAGAAGAGCAAAATTGGCACTGTCCAGTTATTAGTTGAGAGACGAGATAAAGCAGGAAAATCATCCATGGTTGAacatttatgatttttttttttattcggatccccattagccgacggcaagggtgacagctagtcttcctggggtcggATTGTCAACATGACATAAAGCAACAAGGGTTGTATTGGTAACCTGGGTGTGTGAGGTGCAAGCAAAGCGTCTGTAGTAGCCGTAGTCACAGGAGCTGTCCTCCAGGCAGAAGCTGGCCTTGTGTCCCTCAGCCACACTCCTCCCACCGGAATCCAGCAGGTCATAGTGGCTGAACTCATCCATGCTGTGGTAATGTCTGGAGAGAATCAGGACAATGGAGGTTGATCAGTGTAAAATAACTGATTCAATAACTTAGTCATCACTTTGGCTGGCATTCAATCAAACATGCACTGTAGAATAATTAAAACATGTTGTTCCAATGCTGAGGAATGCATTTTTTAAGGTTTCAGGTCAAGATCCAGTCAATGAGACTGAGACTTACAAATCAGTTGTACAAAAAACAACTACAGGATGTAAGTCAATATGTTAACTGGAACTCTGCCAAATGTACCCCATACTTGATGTTAGTACATTATGTGACTTACTTCAGAGCATAGCTATGGGCTGAGGTAATGTGAAATGCAGGCGTCTATGGAATCAAGAGAACTTGCATATTTTGAATGTATACAGGTTATAGACGTCTCTCTCTGAAGGTTCTGGCTACACATCCAGAATCACATTTCTCAGGTGCAGTACAAGTTGTGTTTTGGAGTCAAATATTTTGAAGTGGAAATTGGAGTCAAATACATTACCATAAAATGTTGCAATGCTATATTTGACAGACCAATGAGTCTGATGAGACCAGTATGTTAATGATCAATAGAAGGACATTAATCTACTCTGTAAGACAGAGAaggaaaaataaagaacaacacaAACGTTACAGTGTTTGTgtaactgacagacagagacagagaaacatacagatctGGAAAGTGGAAAGTCATAtagacagactgggagagactCACTGGTGACAACTGTGCCATTCCCAGGAGTAGCGCGGTCTGCTTGGCAGGAAGTCAGCCGTCCCCTGGTTCTTCACACGTTGTGGGAACCTCAGAAGCATGCGGCTGTCATAGTCTCTTGCTCTGTAGGCTGAACTGCCACACCAACACAACATCACAAACTGAATACACTTTGGACACAGAATTGAATAGAGTGCATTTATaatccaaataccttcttttaaATAAAGTGTTTGGTCTTACATTTATGGGAAAGGTTTGGTACAGCGAGTAGTAATTCCTTTCGAGAAGGATATGGTTGTTTGCATTAGTTTTGATAATGAGTTTACCCGTTTGACTAGTGATGATTTCTCCATGTAAACTGAGGAGCGTTTAAACGGTTTGTTGAATTCTACCAGTCGACACTGACAACTGGCAGCAGGATTCTATTTAGGGCAACCTTAAACCACAAACGCTCAAGAGCTCCAACTCACACAATCTGACTCACACAAATGAAGTTGTTGGACAATAACCTTCTCTTTAAATCTGTAGTGTTTGTTCCAATAGTACCTTGACAAGCAGTTCTCTTCATTTGCACATCGGAGGTTGTACATAGGAACTCTCTGGACATATGCAGAGGCTTGAATGTAGTATGCATCTGGCACAAGATCAGGCAGACCTAGAGGATATGTATTTGTCTTAATCACAAGTTAATGTTATATGAagaaaaacaataacacagaACTTATCTTTTTAAAGCTACATGTACTGGGAAAATAATTCTACAGCAAATGCATCTCAAATTCCAACCAATTCAACCATTCTTACCGTTCTGATGGTACCTTGTGCCATATCCAGGTCTCTCTCTGCGCCTGGGACTCTCGTACACGTCATAGTAATTATAGTAAGGATTATCTGAATCTGAGGTCTTGTATGGGTTGTAAGGATCATCTCCTGCCATCATGTCTTCTCTTCTCGGCGATGGGGACGGTTTGTCCTGTGTCCCATTCGTCGTGCCATTTGCCTTCGTTTCTGCAAGGCCACTTGGATGGGCATCCTGTTGCTGGTGCCCCTGTCCCCTAGGGGGCCTTGAAACTCGAGGTGGTATCCAGCGCGGGCGCGCTCCTGCGCCGGACACTGTGTGAATAGATGAGGGAAGCGGTCTCGATGAATCAGAGGGTTTGTTGGCTTCCCCATCgctaatgatggtgacaggtctCTCTTGGACTTGCTCTTTATCGGCGCCTCTTTGCTTTGGTGGTCGATATTCCGAGCCGTGACTCAGAAGGCTAAAAACCTTACCATTGTGCGCCCATTGTATTGTCTGCCGTAATGTACCTGCGGCTTGGTTATTTCCTGGCCTTGTCTCTGGTGGATTCCGCTGAGATTGGACAGTTTGCAGTATGCAAACGAATAAACATACGTGCGCACACGCATAAAGCGTGACAAATGAACGCACTCCCATAATACAACTAATTCAACTAAATGGGTTATGACTGATAATTACTAATATTTTACTTTATGTGGTATATCATTTTCCCGTTGAAAATAAGGTACATTCAATGACTTTTCAAAGTAAGTCTAATTTACACTACATTAAATGCTGAAAAACCTGCACCAGTATTGCTATGTTCTCCACGCAACCTCACGTCGTTCTGTCCAGAGTCTAGCAGATGCGCTaagagtggggaggaggaggagttgaaCACATGAAGTTTCTAATTCCGTTGTTAGACAAGCCCAGAATGGCATGGTGCTCACGTAACAACTGGATGGATAGGCTACTTGACGCCAACCCTCTTAATGGGTCTACTCCAGAATTTGATAATATAAAACCATGTGTTATGTTTTTCTTGCACTGTCTGACGTTATTATAACTGTCAGACATGTGCGGTGTAATTAACATGAGTTTCAGATGTGTAGCCTTCAAACTAAACatgttaactaactaactaaccagtTAAATTACAAATATTTCTATATTAAACATTTTCAACAGGTCCCTCAGTTAGTAAAATAATCCCTATGTCACCTTGGTCATCAAGGTAGAATCACTGATGTGCGGACTTTGCTAATGACTGCTTAGGGCTTGCAAAAGCACATCACAGTATAAGCACATAATCACAGTCACAATGCCTTTCTGCAATTACCCCACCCAGGAAATAAATCTGGGAgagagcacacacacgcacgcacaattTTATAAAGTCAGACTACTTAAAACAATTCTGATTTTGCAACAGCAGGCCTATTTCTTATAGTATGTGATAAGAAAATAACAAGCTCATTGGCCAGATCAGCAGGAACGCAAATGTTAGGATAAATAGCACTTACTTTGTTGGATGACCTCTGACAAAAGTGCAACCTCGTCGTGCCAAAATGGTCTTTGCACATCAACTTTCTCACAGGAGCTCTAAAATGTAAACATGTCATTGCGATGTTCACTCACATAAACAAAAACTGAACAAAAAAATTCCAGCTTCTTTCCCTTTGGTCCTTTTTTGGCAATGTGTTGCTCTTATTTTTAAGCGTAGCTATATGAATTTATGCAGCAGTTATTCTATGCAATAAACACATTGCGGTCTCTCTGTTCTTTCATTTGGGACTGTTTCAATGTTGCCTCAGATTGCAGTATGACCACGTTGATCCCTAAAGTCCTGAACATATCGGGAACTTTTAATCTTCCCTTACAGTATGCCAAAGAAAACACTTCCCTGTTGTTAACACTAGGGACATAATATATAGTTGGGTTACCTTAAATCAATGGTTTTCAATTTTCTGTCATGTCGTCTcggaaatgtattttttaaatgactgACCACAGTCGCCACGACTGTACTGCAGTACCagataaatgtaaaaaatgactAGAACGCAATACATTGTAATCTCTCAATCCACAGTCAACACTACTGGACACTATCAAAATGCAtactatgtaaaaaaatatatatatatttcaaaaataTACACTAAGATCATATTTTACATATCCTGAAACTAAAAGGCAGCCATATTATTTCCATACCCACATTTTACACTAGGGGGCAGATTGTAGCAAACTAAAGTAATGCATCTGGTTTCTTACTGTCCCATAGTTTTGTAACAGGAATGTTTTCCATTGGGGACTGGGCACTTTCTATTAATAATGATTCATTAAACAGTATGGTACGTTGCAGTTTTTTTGGGCTAATCAATGTATCCACGAAGGCCTTTTCATCGACCACACAAAGAGACAATCTGAATGAAAATCTGGAAAAAAGTACTTGTGTATGACCTCCGATAATTATAATAAATGACCATATAATTTATTTTGTCCCTAAATCTTCTTAGAATTTGTCAGACCACACACTGTGGAAAAATCCACATTTATAGAATTGGCTGGCCAGTACTGAATTATAAAATAGTCTTCTCTGCACGTTTCAGACCAGAGTCACATGACTTGACATCATTCCTTGTGTAAGCTCTCTGAAGGCGAATCAGAGCCAAGAGGCATGATTTGATCTCCCCCAGAATGTGTCCTCCCTCCGAACGTCTTGGAATTGTCTTAGACACAGAGATGTATAGCAGACGTTTGATCCAGTGAGGTGGGAGTAGCCATCGGCCTCAGATATAATCAAGACACACAGTTCAATCTAAAATAAGAAACAATGACAACCACGGGGATACAATGATCTATTTACGTTTACAGGGCCCtcaaaagtaaaaatactttcctGTCTTTGGaaagaacatcaaatcaaatgttattggtcgcgtaaacatatttagcagatgttactgcgggtgtagcgaaatgattgtgttcctagcttcaacagtgcagtattatcaACAGTGCAGtgttaacaattcacaacaataaagataaaataatggaattaagaaatatatacatattagaacgagcaatgttgaagtggcattgactagaatactgTAGAATGCAGTAtacacatatgatatgagtaaaacagtgtgtcagtggaggaaaatgtatatttaaaaaaagaaaaatgaaaATTATAACTAGAATATagttgttgcataagtattcagcccctttgtttaGGAAAGCCTACATTAGTTCAGCTATAAAATTTGTCTTAACAAATCTCATAAATTACATAGACTCACTGTGTGAAATAAgaggggttgacatgatttttgaatgacttacccttcctctgtcccccatacatacaacatctgcaaggtccctcagtcaagtattgaatttcaagcacagattcaactacaaagaccaggtaTGTTTTGGAAAGCCTCATAAAGGACaatgattggtagatgggtaaaaataacaaatcagacattgaatatctctataagcatggtcaagttaataattatgctgtgaatgatgtattaaaccacccagacacattcAAGATACATTCATCCTTCTGAACTGACCTGTAGGACAAGAATGAAACTGCCCAGGGATGTTATCATGAGggcattggtgattttaaaacagctacagagttcaatggctgtgatgggagaaaactgaggatggatcaaaaacattgtagtgactccacaataatgacctaaatgacagtgaagaaattatacaaatatacagaataaaaatatttaaaaaaatgcatcTTGTATGCAAACAAGGCACTGCAAAAAAACACAGAAAAGGAataaactttttggcctgaattcAATGCCTTTATGCTTGGggcaaattcaacacaacacagtacTGAGTAACTGCCtacttattttcaagcatggtggtcgcTGCATCATGGGTATGGCTATCCTTGACATCTGCTaatactggggagtttttccaggataaaaagaaacgggatggagctaagcacaggcaaaatcctagagaaacatttgcttcagtctgctttacaccagagactgggagagggattcacctttcagcaggacaataacctacaacacaaggccaaatctacactgaaggTGCTTACCTAGAAGACAGtggatgttcctgagtggccaatataccgttttgacttaaatctgcttgaaaatctatggcaagacttgaacattGTGGTCTAGCCATGATCTTGACAGGGTTTGAAGAATCTTTTAAAGAATAATGGACCAATATTGCACAATtcaggtgtgaaaagctcttatagacttacccaagaagactcacagctgtaatcgatgccaaaggtgtttctaacatgcattgactaAGGAATCTGCATACTTATGCAACAACTATTGTTTAGTTATTTAACTTTTATTCATATTTAAATAATGTTAGACTTTTTCTTCCTCTTTgaaattacagagtattttgtgtagattgttgacaaaaaaagtacaactaaatacattttaatcacACTTTGTaatacaataaaatgtgaagaaatccaaggggtctggATAATTTTGCAATGCATTGTATGTGGCGGCCCCACAAAGCTATCTTAAGATcacgagtgtctgctaaatgactaaaatgtaacatTTTCCATTAGGTCGTATAGGCTACATAGATTTCTTATAAGTAGAGTTCTATTTCCAGTAAAAATCCAACAGATGGCCTATCTTTCCAGAGAAAGAAGAAGGAAGACATTTTAATGATTCATATGGATTAtgttttggacatgatttgattGCAGAGACTAGACTCTTATGATTCAGCATACTAAAGTAACATACCATAAGTTCCCCAAAAAGTAAAAATTATGCACAGGTGTTTTTGGGTTGGTTCTTCTTGGTCCACCGAAACAGAACCATCTGTACTGGGTCATGGTTGTTTTTCCTCGTAACTCATTGAATCACTTCCCAAGCAGCCTCCGCTCTCTCCGTTAAGGGCAGCACAGTGTTCCCTAGACAGTGGAACCACATCTGCAAGCCATTAACCCAGTTCGTTTGTCCACGTTGCTGGAATTCTCGTTTTCTGACTTTGGGCCCAGACAGACTAGTGGACACACTAAGAATTATTCAAAGACTGCCACTTATGGACAGCAAAATCAgctaaaaaagaaataaaaagtTTAGATAAGAAACCATTGTCAGCAGCATAAAATGAGGCAGCAGGCATAGTGGTGCTCCTACTatgacctcctcctcttcctcacattCACCCCAATACAGCTTATTCCTTTAACCCCTCAACTCTTTTATCCAGGCACAATTTCCGCATTTATATCCCCTTTACAATCTCAGTCAAATTATTTATCAATTCTTCACTTTCACATCCACCATCACTAAACATTTGAACCAGGTTGCCACTTCTACACTGCAGACAAATAAACATCCAGACAGACAATTTCAATGTTTTCTTTCATAGACAGCAGGTTTCCATTACTCAACGTAAGAGTCTAGAACTGAATCTGGgcagcacacacatatacacacaccacaggCAACGTGGCATTCTGCACGTAGGCTGCCAAATACTTGTAGGCCCATACACAGCATCCAGGAGGAGGAGCCTCTCACACTGTACTGCCCTGGCCCACAACTACACTGGAGCTTCTGGTTTCACTCCCACCCCAAAATGATCAGTACTTTTCAACCTCATAAAGTATGGCATCTGAAATGCATGGGAGGAGATTGTCTGTGACTCCAAGTGCATGAACCCTGGACTTCTGAATGTTTGAACTTTGCACATACCAACCGCATAATGTAATGATGTCTAATTCATTTATCTTCTTTCCCTGGAAAATCATCAGTGTGCATTGTCTAGGAAACATGAAAGCAGATATGGAAAGAAATGTACAGGATGTAGTAAAAGTAGGAATGACAGAGATGTGAGGGGGGAGAGTGATATAAAAGAGAAAGCCAGGTCAGAATGATAACACAAGCATTTTcccctacacccgcaataacatcttctaaatatgtgtatgtgaccagtaaaatttgatttgataacagcTTGGACTAAAAATATTGGCCTAATTCAAAGCAAATGTCTTTGAGGTGGTCATAATGAAGTCACAACAACTCACTTCACCAATGCATATGAAAAACACATTGGCACCATCTATTGGGCGTATAATGTATTGCAGTCAAACAGCAAAACAGTGCTGTGGTGGCCCTTCAGTTTTGAAGTTAGCGGGCAAGGTGCGAATTACAGGGAAACCAGGGGGAGCTCAGGTTCACTGAATGAGAAGTTAGCTCCCATAAATGCTCATCTAAATAATGCTAATTTAACCATTCCCTATTTGTTAAAAAGGTAGtgttaaatatgttttacagtggTAAATTAAAATAAACACCTCCATCTATCTGTCATGGTTTAAACCATGTATTTCTATGTGGAGGCACTGTCCACTCAGTAGTGCTGGATTTATCATTGTTTGCTTTTGTCAGCCAGCTGTTTAGAGCACTCATTGTATTGTTTTTCAGGTATGCGCGGGTACTGGTGTTCTCCGTGCCCAGAAgtacagtgaacaaaaatataaacacaacatgcaagaAATTCTAGATTTGACTgagtttactgagttacagttcatataaggaaatcagtcaatttaaatacattcattaggccctaatctatggatttcacatgactgggaatacagatatgcatctgttggtcacagacaccttaaaaaaaggtaggggcgtagatgagaaaaccagtcaatatctggtgttaCCACCATTTGCCTAAtacagcgcgacacatctccttcgcatagagttgatcaggctgttgattgtggcctgtggaatgttgtcgcaCTCCTCTTCAAACGCTGCTTCAAACGCTGTGCGAAGTATCTTGATATtgttgggaactggaacatgctgtcgtataCATagattcagagcatcccaaacatactcAATGGGTGACGTCTTGTAAGTAtgcacggtatctctgtgcattcaaattaccattgataaaatgcaattgtgttcgttgttcgtagcttatgcctgcccataccataaccccacctccaccatggggcactctgttcacaatgttgacatcagcaaaccgctcgcccacacgacgacatacagtacacactgtctgccatctgtctggtacaggtgcacttgtgtaatgatcatgctgtttaatcagcttcttgatttacCACCTGtcaaggtggatggattatctggcaaagagaaatgctcactaacagggatgtaaacaaatttgtgcacacaattttgAAGAAATAAACTTTtagtgcatatggaaaatgtctgagatcttttatttcagctcatgaaacatgggaccaacacttttacatgttgtgtttatatttatgttcagtatagTAGACCATTTATTTAGCTTTATAATTTTTTAACAATAGTTGTTTTCTTCcctggatcagctgatgatgggcaacaatatcactagacaactagcttacagctagacaccaatgcaCATCCAATCCATCCAacaagtaggctggctacacgATAATGACAGTAGGCCTATAAGGTGATTCTTTCGGTCAGATTATTTTGGATTTGTATGGCCGTGTGGAATGTTTCCACAGTGAAACATAATGAAATGTTATGAAGGCACAGTTACACTTACAGTGCATTTTCCGAGATCTCCAAGATCCATGATTTGTGCAGGGTTTAAGTTCAACGTTTTAATTCAATTGTTAATATGCCTAATAAAGACAAATAACACTGTCATAAATGTCATTAACATATGGAAAGAAAGGTATTGTTTTGTCACGATCTGTGAAGACTTCATGCATTAACTCATGAATTATGGACAACTCATGAACTAGggtgtaaaacatgttttgagtCAACTCATGTATTATATTGAATATAGGCTACCTGTTCTGCATGTATTCATGTGTAAAATTGCCTCGGCAAAGAGGGTAGGCTACTGGCAGTGGTGTTGGCCTGGTGGAGGGTAAACGCAAGTAAACACAGTTATCCAAACTTTTTCAGAACaattcactatatagggagttttttgtttgttttagaagcagagtttacccacctattttttttaccactacatcactggctaCCGGTAGGCCTATTTGAAGGCATGCTAATACACATCGTAGCCTAGTGTAGTAAATTGACAGTGTGTGTTAGGGTGAACAAATTGACCAAAAAATGTCaatttgtgtcacgccctggtcttagtattttgtgtttatatttttttttggtctggccagggtgtgacatgggtttattttgtgttgtgtttatgtatgggggtttttcataggttttgggattgtggcttagtggggttttctagcagagtctatggctgcctgaggcggttctcaatcagagtcaggtgattctcgttgtctctgattgggaaccatatttaggtagcccgggtttc
It contains:
- the LOC109874026 gene encoding protein-lysine 6-oxidase-like isoform X2; translation: MSGAGARPRWIPPRVSRPPRGQGHQQQDAHPSGLAETKANGTTNGTQDKPSPSPRREDMMAGDDPYNPYKTSDSDNPYYNYYDVYESPRRRERPGYGTRYHQNGLPDLVPDAYYIQASAYVQRVPMYNLRCANEENCLSSSAYRARDYDSRMLLRFPQRVKNQGTADFLPSRPRYSWEWHSCHQHYHSMDEFSHYDLLDSGGRSVAEGHKASFCLEDSSCDYGYYRRFACTSHTQGLSPGCYDTYNADIDCQWIDITDVKPGNYVLKISVNPSYQVPESDYSNNIVRCEVRYTGNYAYVSGCHVSHY
- the LOC109874026 gene encoding protein-lysine 6-oxidase-like isoform X1, coding for MGVRSFVTLYACAHVCLFVCILQTVQSQRNPPETRPGNNQAAGTLRQTIQWAHNGKVFSLLSHGSEYRPPKQRGADKEQVQERPVTIISDGEANKPSDSSRPLPSSIHTVSGAGARPRWIPPRVSRPPRGQGHQQQDAHPSGLAETKANGTTNGTQDKPSPSPRREDMMAGDDPYNPYKTSDSDNPYYNYYDVYESPRRRERPGYGTRYHQNGLPDLVPDAYYIQASAYVQRVPMYNLRCANEENCLSSSAYRARDYDSRMLLRFPQRVKNQGTADFLPSRPRYSWEWHSCHQHYHSMDEFSHYDLLDSGGRSVAEGHKASFCLEDSSCDYGYYRRFACTSHTQGLSPGCYDTYNADIDCQWIDITDVKPGNYVLKISVNPSYQVPESDYSNNIVRCEVRYTGNYAYVSGCHVSHY